In Balaenoptera acutorostrata chromosome 3, mBalAcu1.1, whole genome shotgun sequence, the genomic stretch tgatctactttctgttacTAGAAATTAGTTTACGTTTTctctaattttatataaatggaactatACAGTGTGTActcttctgtctggcttctttcttacAGCGTAATGATTTGAGATCCATCCATGGTGTAGCATGCAGCAGtggttcattcttttctttttctttttaattaattaatttatttatttttggctgcattgggtcttcgttgctgtgcgcgggctttctctagttgcagcaagcgggggctactcttttgttacagtgcgtgggcttctcattgaggtggtttctcctgttgcagagcacgggctctaggtgcacgggcttcagtaactgtggcacgtgggctcagtagttgtggcttgcaggctctagagcgcaggctcagtagttgtggcacacgggcttagttgcttcgcggcatgtgggatcttcccggaccagggctcgaacccgtgtccgctgcattggcaggcggattcttaaccactgtgccaccagggaagcccggttcattcttttttattgctcagGAATacttcattgtatggatataacagTTTTTTTGTCCATTCACCTGTTAACACACATTAGGGTTTTTCTAGATTTTTGGCTACCACAAATCAAACTGCtataacattcatgtacaagtttatATGGACATCTGCTTTCCTTTCTCGTGTAAATacttagaagtagaattgctggatcgtataaCAGATTTATGTTCAAGTTTTAAAGAAACTGTCCAACTGTGTTCCAGACCACACCACTTATATTCTCAGCAGCCGTGTGTGTTTCTCGCAGGCTCTCCACAACTCTGCCAGCACTTGCTATCACCAGTCTTTTTAGTTTTAGACATTCTGATGGATGCGtggtagtatctcactgtggttttaatttgtattttcctaaaaaCTAATGATGTGGAACATGTTTACACATGCTTACTTGACATTCACATACCTTCTTTAGTGAAGCATCTATTCAAATATTCCGCCTGCTTCTTCTAAAactgtgttatttattttattaatgagatttgagatttctttttatattctgaatatagTTCCTTATCAGGTATagtatttgcaagtattttctcccacaCTGTGCCTTGTCTTTTCATAACAAGTAACACTAAAAGCATATTATATGTACTAACATCCAAATAAACACAGTGAAAGACAGAATTCATTAACTGAAAAATTGTATCTTAAGAAGTTATCCAGAACACAGtacaaagagacaaagaaagtgaAACTATAAGAGTAATTAAGGATAAAATGAAAGATATAACATGTCTAATCAAAgttccagagaagaaaaaagaaagaatgtggaAGAAGAAATACCTGTAGAGATAACACAGTAGAGAACTTTCCAGCTAGGTTGATAGATGCCAATCCCCAGAATCAGTAAGTTCAACAAATCCCAACAGGAGAAATTAACAGAAATGCACACTTAGTTCTTCTACTCAAAACAGAGAATTATTTAATCCTAATTTCATTAAATCTCAAAACCACTATATGATAGTAAAGGGATTTTTGACATCAAATAATATAAAACCACAAAAACAGGATAACAGGAATGGAGACAACAAGAATGTCTGGAAGCTGGAGAATGGATGCGAAGTAACTGACCTAGCAGATCTGAGACAAACCTCAAGAGAGAAGAGGTGAAACTGGATGAAGAAACCAGTTACATCACAGAACCTTCAAAGGGCTCAGGAATTGGCAAAACTATGTATCTCTGGAAAGGGGGATGAAATGTAAGGCACCTAAAATAAAGCAAACTGAGTGAAAGATATTTAAGAAGCAGTAAAATCCCTAGATCTCCTCCCCAACTCTATGATCTAGGTGACCACCTCTCTCCTACCCTGGCAGAAGTCTACAAGTTTATTCTCCAGACAACTGAAACGTTATCTGGCCTGGGAGATGACAGTCCCAGCTGAGTCCTGGGTACCATATGGAAAACAAGGAGACTAAGTGACcatattaataataaatgcttCCAGAAACAAACACTCACATATACAGTCAATTGAtctgacaaaggtgccaagacaattcaatggggaaaggatagtctttgcaccaaatggtgctgggataataggatatttacatgcaaaagaataaatctGGCCCCCCTacttcataccatacacaaatattaactcaaaatggaccacagacctaaatataagagctaaaactataaagctcttagaagaaaatatggggggtgggggtaggatcAATTGGCCTTGGCAACTTAGTGGATGTACAGGAATAAAGCAGAAACGGACTCAGATTTAGCCTGATTggctgagaaaacagaaaagaagtatAGATACTTTCAGGACACCTAAGTAAAATgcttgctttccttctgggagtctggagtTTTGGTGGTTGCTAGACAGAGGCTGCCCACATGAGCAGCTCCCAATAAAACCCCGGGCCTTGGGGCTCTGATGAGCTTCCCTGGCAGACATTTCACTCATGTCACGATCAGCTGCTGGAAGAATTAGGTGCatcctgtgtgactccactgggagcGGACTCTTGGGAGCCTGATCTCCTCAGACGTCACCCCGTGTGCCTCTTCCCTTTGATGCTCTTGCTTTGTGTTCCCTGACTGGAGGAGGTTGCAGCCATGAGCACAACCATAATGCTGAGTCCTGTGGGTCCTCCAAGCAAATCACCAACACCGGGGGTGGTCTTGGGACCCCTGATACAGGCATACACAATGAGAATAAATCAATTTGCCTTTATACCATAAAGTTAAACAAGATCTTGAAAATTCTGTTGGACAAGTAAGTTCCGAATGCTTACGACAGTGTGTACATGTAACCTGGAGGTTCCCAAACTGGCAGGGCAACAGAGTCATACGGGGAGTCTTCCAGGCCCACCTCACACTTACTGAATCAAAAGTTCTGCCAATGGGATCTGggcctttatatatatatattttaatacataaatttatttatttatttatttatctacttctggctgtgttgggtttttgttgccgcgcgcaggcttttctagttgcagtgagcgggggctactcttcgttgcggtgcacggccttcttattgcggtggcttctcttgttgcggagcatgggctctaggcgcgtgggcttcagcagttgtggcacgtgggctcagtagttgtggcgcatgggcctagttgctccgtggcatgtgggatcttcatggaccagggctcgaacccatgtctcctgcataggcaggcagactcttaaccactgtgccaccagggaagcccgtgggcCTTTATTTCTTAGACAACCTGACTTCATGACCTGCAATTTTGGGAGAACAGAACtttcccagcctcctgcctcagCAGCTGCCAATGGGCATGCATCACACCAAATCAGCAGCCTGTCCTTCTCTTCCAACCCACAGGCTGCTGGATCTGTTCCTGGTTGCTGCAGCCCACAGACAGAAGGTTCAGTGTGCCACCATTCTATATGCAGGATATACACAAAAACATTTTTGGAGAAGGACATTTTTAGCATCTTATTAACTTTGAAAATGCATGTAAAAGTGCTTTGTAGACAATAAAGCACTTCACAAAGGTAATACATTACTAGGCTTAAAAGGCAGGTGTGCGAGCCATAAAGCACAGCAACATCTCCGAGGTGACGCTTCTAGCACAGAGTTACGCCTCCTCTCTAGCTCTCTACCGTCCTCTAACTATAAGCTCATGTAAAGGctacaaacacatttttaattttggtttcagGTTTCAGTTTTGTTGCTCTTGAAATGTAAACTTCATTTCCATGTTAACAAGAAACAACTTCATCCTGGAAAAGATCACAGACCCATCACCATCAAAACATCGAAACTCACCTTCTTACATTATTGGAAGGGAATCCTTTCCTCCGGAGTCCCTTCCCTTTATCATATGCGCACATACCCCGCCTCGATACACACAGCCTACTCAACGTATTTACTTCCCCTTCCCTAAAGTTCAGGCCGGGAAATCTTAGAACTCAAAAGGATCTTCAAAATTCTGTTGTACAGGTAAGTTCTGAATGCTTCTGACAGTGGGTACATGTAACCTGGAGGTTCCCAAACCTGGCAGGGCAACAGAGTCATATGGGGAGTTTTCCAGGCCCATTCCAAACTTACTGAATCAAAAGTTCTGCCAGTGGGGCCTGGGCCTTTATTTCTTACGACTTTCTGAAGCATATATGCCTGACGGAACCCCACAAAGGCTCTAGATTTGGAGTGGACAAGTATATCAGAAGGCAGGAATAAGAGGAGGATTTGTGGAATGATCTTTAGAAATTGAAGGGTAAGGAAGGAGAATCCTTAATCTTGACATTAGGAATAGTTCTCCTTGAGCGGCACAAGGATTAAGACATTGGAACCAAAACGAAGAAAATATAATCTAGTATACCACTTGGCTCTGCAGTGGATAATatctgaaaaatctaaaataataaacacCATTAAATGGTTTTCAGCTTTATAACCAATATATATACAAGGTATAAAGTCTTAACTATACTTAGATAAAAGTACACAAATATTATCAACATTGACAACATAAAAGTacagctgagggcttccctggtggcacagtggttaagaatccgcctgccaacgcaggggacacgggttcgatgcctggtctggaaagatcccacatgccgcggagcaactaagcccgtgtgccacaactactgagcctgtgctctagagcccgcgagccacaactactgagcccacgtgccacaactactgaagcctgcacacctagagcccatgctccgcaacaagagaagccaccacaatgagaagcccgtgcactgcaacgaagagtagcccccacttgctgcaactagagaaagcgcatgcgcagcaacgaagacccaacacagccaaaaagaaaaaaaagaaaaaaaaaaaaaaaaagtacagctgAAAAAGCTGGAAGGtaggacaggagggaaggggagacagaGAAAAGGGAGGGGGTGCTAATACTCTCATCTTACAAGAAGGGAGGTCCAGAGACATGGTTTAAAGTTGATCATACAAAGAAATAGAGACTTAAGTATATCATTTAAAGTCACAATGGTAgccaataaaagaaataaaaaagtcaaTAATAGCGAGTTGGAAAGTACAGAGGCAAAGTAACTTGCTCAGACTTAGCTTGTTAGAAAGTTCTGAAGCTGTGTCTGAGCACGGGCCCTCCACACTCCAGGCCTGTGCTTTTTCCAGTATATAGCTGTGCCAAGCACATGCCACGGGGTGACCCGCCCAAGGCTATACacctagttagtggcagagccagaaaaagaaactaattcTCCAGCCTGAAGATTATTTGGAAAACTTATTactaaaacttccagaaaagaCCATGGTGAAAGTTTctcattcttccttcttctctcattcattcactctcattcattcatttctgctcatTCTTTTAACAtgttatttcttaaaaagaaccctttaggacttccctggtggtgcagtggataagactcagtgctcccaatgcagggggccaggttcaatccctggtcagggaactagatcccacaggcatgccaccgctaaggagcccatgtgccacaactaaggaggctgcaagccacaaccaaggagcccacctgctgcaacaaagacccggtgcaaccaaataaaataaataaatattaaaaaaagaaaaagaaaaaagaacccttCTACTTAGATAAACTTCCTCACCTATAATCAATGTTAGGCCTATTCTCCAACTCTACACCATATGATAAAGGAAGTTCTCTTTCCTGGAGGCACCTATGAAGACTTCAACCCACCAGCCGCTTTGTCTTTTAAGACCTGACACAAGGATCAAGACATCAACACTGAAGATACAAAGCAAGTCTGCCTGCCCATCTTTTAGTCTAGAGACTAGACCATCTGCTTCCTGGGGACAGGCCACTGTCATGAGCACAGAGGCACGCAGCTGCTGCTCCAGGACATGCCGTGGGCAGCAACATGTAATGGGCATGGAGGGCACTGCTCTGCTTGAGACCATCCAGTGCATGGGCCATGGTGTGGATTGATAAAACCATTACCACTCAAGTGACTGCCGCTTTGTTAACttcataaaaatgtttgaaatattcagTTGTCAGAAATGACAACTTCTGTGAAAATAAAGGGCAACCTCAGGAAAATGGACTTGGGAAGCCACAACGGGGAGCTCTCACACACATACCACTAGACACCGGTGCAGATCCCAACAGGAAGAGACGTACTGTGCATCCCCGGAGGAAGTAACACCACTCTACTGCCACCAGCAGCAGGAATAACGATCTCCTCTTTGCCTGACAACAATTCAGCCAATGTAAAGCCACCATATTTCAAACTCCCAGGTTCCTCCAACAGACCTTTTGTTGACAGCAGCCCCTCCCAACTTCCCCTTCTCCTCTAAAAAAGAGTTTCCTCTTGCTTTAGAGGACTGGGATGTGGTTGTCCAGAGCTGCGggtcctgaattgcaattcttcaCTGTTCCCAAATCAACTtgttttgctggtaaaataactggctgttttattgttttcggTTAGCACTACCCcaaaattaattctttaaaaataagttataacCCCAATTCATTAGTGCCtataaaaagcaattaaaatttttcaatttaattcacTATTACTTACCCCATTTTCAGTGCGTTTTTCTCCAGGTACATTTATTACATTTCTCTGAGTTCTTTGCTCTTGGGTCTGACGGCCACCTAGAGAAATGAAGGCCAAACTTACTAAAAGACATACTAGAAAAAcgatattttatcatttcttcacttattcaaatatttattgaacacaagTATAAAATACCAGGCTGGACAACTCAAAAATTAGTACAGTTGAAAAAATGTCTTATAATCAACCTGTTTACATAAAGttgtttaaatgaaaattttttctaatattctaTTTCAGAATTTTGAAATTGCTTTATATCAAAAAGTTTCTAACACTTAGAAAATGgtcaagatggtaaattttacgttatatgtgtgtgtgtgtgcgtgtatatattttttttagaattaacttttacttttatttctttttttcttgacccCATCAATTTTATTCTAAAGTTCTTTCTCATTTCCAAGAGATTCATATTCCAATGCCATGTTATCTTGTTCAGGATCACAAAATAATATGGGAATCTTACAATTTGTTTTACAAAATAGCAAAACTCTTGTCATTGAACTGAATTAGCGCAAATACATGTGTGATCAATGTCATTCACAAACTTAGATACCGAAGCTTATTGAGCCTTCTTTTAAAAGGAACAATATTTGAAGAATTCctaaagaaaacagagatgaaatTCCATGTCCTCATACACAACACGAACCCAAAGATGCTGCACACCGTGTTCCCCCAGCTCTCCCGGACCCTCACTGCTTAGAAGGCTGACCGCTCCCTCTTCAAACTCACAGTGGAGGATCAgcctcccttcctgccccacgGGAGAAGCTGCTGGATGTGGGCCTGGAAGGAGCCTGGCTGCTGCTCTGGCTCAGGCCCCCTCTTCCTCATCGCTCACACCCTCTGCACACAGGGATGGGAAGGACCTGGGATCCAAGCTATTGACCCTGAGCAGATGCTCCAGGACCTGACACTTGCTGGTCTCCGCGTAGGCCCGGGGACCCCACAGGAACTCGTAGTGGGCGGGGTCGCTGTGGGGCACCTGCCAGTACTCCAGGTAGCCCTCCTGCACCCACACTTCGGTGAGCAGCTCCGTGGGCTCCCCACAGATGCAGTGCTGCTTCCCTGCATACACCCGCATGACGCTCAGTGCTTCCCAGACCTCCTCCTCAAAGGCAGGATCCTTCCAGGAGGATCACAGCCAGAAGCATCACCAGGAGGCCAGCCTTGGGCACGCTCTGCCCATCGGTCAGCATGGCACCCCAGGTGAGGCCCAGGGTGGGGACCAGGACATAGGTGTGCTCGCTGGGGTCCACCTCCTTCACATCCACGCCAAAGACCAGCTGCATGCACTCGCAGGCTTGGCTGAAGACCACGGGGAAGTGGTCCTGATGGTCTTTGAGGACCATATTCAGCATTTCCGCCTTGGTGGTCAGCTCCTTGGTGCGATACTTGAGGAGCAGGAACCCCACCAGGTCAGCCATCATCACATGAAGTGCCTCCTGGGACAAGGACTCGGcctgggttgggggggggcgcggactggggaggagggagacgaGGGGGATGCAGCCTCCTCCCCCTCAGCCCTGAACAGCCGCGCCTCCACCGGGCCCTGGGCCTGGACTGGGTCCTGAAGGTCTGCCTCAGGCTTGCGGAGCTCACTCATCTGGACCAGGGGTCTGATGACTGGGGTCGGGCCGCCAACAGGAGTGTGGGCAGGGGTGACAGATGGGGACCATGGGCAGGTCTTCTTCTGAGGGGTGCTCTCGGGCCTCACAGGGGCGCTCCTCCTGGGCGGCATGTCCCCTGCCAACCTCACCTTGACTCCTGGAACTGCCTGGGCCTCCTCTGCTCTGTGACCTGAGGACATGGTCCTCAGACCTGGGCCTTCGCCTCCCGGTTCCTGGAGCCCTCTTGGGTCCTGGATGAAATGCTGGCTGGAACAGGCTACCTCCCAGTCAGCTCTGAGCCTCCGACCAGCTGCACCCCGTGCAGAGAGTGACTCTGCGCCCCAGACTGGAGGCTGGGTGGGAGCTGCAGCGTCCCTGACCGCAGGGAGGGTCCGAGAAGAAGCACACCTTCCAGTGGTGCCTCTTTGCCCACAGCTAGACTTCAGAGTTTCTTctctgttatgtgtattttatcacaattaatttttattaaaaattaaagcttggacttccctggtggcgcagtggttacaaatccggctgccaatgcaggggacacgggttcgagccctgctccgggaagattccacatgcggcggagcaactaagcccatgcgccacagctactgagcttgcgctctagagcccgtgagccccaactactgagcccgcgtgccacaactactgaagcccgtgtgcctagagcccgtgcttcgcaacgagaagccgctgcaatgagaagcctatgcactgcaacgaagagtagcccccgctcgccgcaactagagaaagcccgcgcacagcaacgaagacccaacgcagccaaaaataaataaataaataaataaatttatttaaaaaaaaatcttactctttTTATGTATAAAGCAAAGCTACTGGGTACATAAACAGACATACAGTACATCTGATAGGGGGAAGACAGGGGCAAGTAAGAATACAATATCCAGTAAAGAGCCCTTAGGGAGGTGATAATGAAAAATGCGATTAAACAAATGGGAATGACAGAGTATGCAACCGAACACAGTCGCATAATAAACAATAGCCATTTCATCACAGCTATTATATTTCCTATTAGCAGAAATTACGCATACACACATCCTAGACTATAGCATCTATCAGTTTACAGAGTAAATTAAATTCTTAGTTAttagaatttttaagaaataaggtACTTGGGTTAATTTAATATTCTATCATTGCTGCCTCTTGCAAACAGCAAACCATCAAATTAGAATACTATAAAACACAtaacattgaaatcatatcaagtgccACTTAATCTTTGATGGTAAAGAAGAAACTTGATGATCCTGTATTctggagacagaaaataataataagagctgACATTTAGTGAGCACTTCGCCAGGACACCTCATTAACTGCCACCACAACCCAATGTACCCCGCACAtaaggaaacggaggcacagggATGTGAAGTCAGTTGCCCAAGGTCCAAACTGAGTAAGCAGCAGGGCCGGTCTGAAcccaggaggcctcactccaaaCTCCATCACAGCAGCCCCCGGATTCTAGCTTACACTCTGCACATGACCTGCACCGAGTTACTTTACACATTAAGCTTCTGTTCCCCCAGGTATACAAGGTGATTGAAGGAAATGTCCTCCACACTCTCCTCTAGCTTCCATATAGAGAATTCCTACTCTTTTAAGTCTGGGTTGTCCTTTACTTCTTGTTATATCTTATAGTTCTATAGGCAATAAGTACTCAAATGTAACTCCTTTTAAACAATATATATCGGTGACAACTGGCTTGTCCTCAGCTCtgtggggagcagagaggaaaCGTGCGTCTTGGATCTTCACCTCTGGCTGATTAGAATATAAGCAGGAGGAGAAGTTCAGtgaacagaaataaaatggaacacAGCACCCAATGAGAGCTGTTCTACCTGCCACCTTTCTTCTTGAGCTCTGAGAGAGAGGCAGAACATGCAGAAgcacaggcagagggaaaagggcGGCGGGTGGAGCACCACAGCTGGAGGAAGATGGAACTGTGAGTTAGGGCACGACAGCGAATGCATATGCAACAAAGAATATggtggaagagagaaaggagagacagGTTGAGGATATGGGCAGGGTCCCATTACAAATGCCATCAAAGCTAAGCTGAGGAGTATTAAATAGGGAAGCAGGGACTTTGCTGAAAGTTGTGAAAAGTGATGAGAGTCGTGTGATGAATTTGGTTCTTCCAATCCTGACCAACCCTCTGTACCAGCCTGGGTCGAGAAAGGTGTACTCCCTGGCACCACTCCCCTCGGAGCCTCCTTCATCCTGGTCCCCTGCCTTCAATGCAGCAGCTCTGTACTCTCCCCTCCAGGTCCGACTCCCTCTTCAAGGCCCTCGTCTTGAGCCCCATCCCCCTGGGACGCATTGTCTCCTTAACCTCGCACAGCTCAGCACCCGGCTCTTCCACTGTCTCAGGTGTACTCGCCACGTCAGCACAGCAAGACTGAGCAGCATCCGGTGTGACGATGAACGTCAACTGGAAGGTCAGTGCTGTCCCCTTCCTTGTGACTCTAGACAGTTCTCTCAAGTATCCCTAACGCTTCCAGACTTTATAGAGTGAGAACAATATAAGACCTTCCCCCCCACTCCACCATCCTGGGACAGTAAGGgttatgtacatatattataatgattaaagtaaaatataaaacttctaatTTGAGTATAGGGTATAAATATTTGGAGCACTCAGGTAGAGAGTTAAAGTAAGTTCTTAGCACTAGAACAGCACTTTAACTGCCAGCTAGTCTAATCCTCCTCAGGAGTCCATCCAGAGAGGCAGGGCCCTTTTCTAAGGTAGAAATGGATGAAGAGCTAGGCCTGGAGCCTTGGTCTCCTGACTCCAGATGACCAACACCCAGTGGAATAAAAACCAGAAGTAATGATGCACTGTGAAAAACAGCATGATATTTACAGCTACGGGAAGATGATTTTAAAGCAGACGGTAGCTCATCCTAGTGGCAAAATatcctttaattaaaaatacagggatttccttggtggtccaggggtaaagaatccgccttctaatgcaggggacgcaggtttgatccctggtcaaggaactaagatcccacatgccatggggcaactaagcccgcatgccacaactactgagcttgtgcgcctcaacgagagagcccgcatgccacaaactatagagcccatgcgccctggagcccgtgcaccacaactagagacagaaaAACCTGCATaccactagagagaagcccgcacgctacAACGAGGAacccgcacgctgcaacgaagacctgaagcagccaaataaataaataggtattataaaaaaatacaactagggacttccctgggggtccagtgcttaagactctgtgcttccaatgcagaagacacaggttcaatccctggtcggggaactcagatcccacaagccatgtggctcggcaaaaaataaataaagagggatAACTTGTAATAAAAGACTCTTCTTTTTACAAAAGGATGTcctttcattgtttattttttttaaataccagaaGTAATCCATAATCACTGTTAAATAACAAAGGTTTCTTTCTTAACTGCACAGTGTATatgctttccaaaaaaaaagattcccttattttaaattttaattcaaaaataagTAGTTTATGGgaaactgggattgacatatacacactgctatatataaaatagataactaatcaggatctactgtacagcacagggaactctactcaatactctgtaatgccctatttgagaa encodes the following:
- the LOC103017079 gene encoding LOW QUALITY PROTEIN: melanoma-associated antigen 9-like (The sequence of the model RefSeq protein was modified relative to this genomic sequence to represent the inferred CDS: inserted 2 bases in 1 codon; deleted 2 bases in 1 codon); amino-acid sequence: MSELRKPEADLQDPVQAQGPVEARLFRAEGEEAASPSSPSSPVRAPPTQAESLSQEALHVMMADLVGFLLLKYRTKELTTKAEMLNMVLKDHQDHFPVVFSQACECMQLVFGVDVKEVDPSEHTYVLVPTLGLTWGAMLTDGQSVPKAGLLVMLLAVILLEGSXAFEEEVWEALSVMRVYAGKQHCICGEPTELLTEVWVQEGYLEYWQVPHSDPAHYEFLWGPRAYAETSKCQVLEHLLRVNSLDPRSFPSLCAEGVSDEEEGA